The Lycium barbarum isolate Lr01 chromosome 10, ASM1917538v2, whole genome shotgun sequence genome includes a region encoding these proteins:
- the LOC132615195 gene encoding receptor-like cytoplasmic kinase 176: MGSCISVRIKAESPLHAGANDGTELSSRRLSYSSAPLTPRSQSEILESSNLKSFSFNELRVATRNFRPDSVLGEGGFGCVFKGWIDEHTFKAARPGTGLVIAVKRLNQEGFQGHKEWLAEITYLGQLSHPNLVKLIGYCLEDEHRLLVYEFMARGSLENHLFRRSTYFQPLSWNLRMKVALEAAKGLAYLHSPEAKVIYRDFKSSNILLDANYNAKLSDFGLAKDGPIDGQSHVSTRVMGTYGYAAPEYMATGHLTARSDIYSFGVVLLEMLTGRRVVDKNRPHGEHNLIEWAKPFLASKRKVLRVMDHRIEGQYPVEGALKAALLAVKCLALEPKFRPKIPEVVKALEQLQNLNESGSLKRETTQRKHPRRKTSSPRPTASPQLVT; encoded by the exons ATGGGTTCTTGTATCAGTGTTAGAATTAAAGCTGAGAGTCCTCTTCATGCAG GAGCAAATGACGGAACAGAGTTGAGTAGTAGGCGGCTTTCGTATTCATCAGCTCCGTTAACTCCTCGAAGTCAGAGTGAAATCCTGGAATCGTCGAATCTGAAAAGCTTTAGTTTCAATGAACTCCGAGTAGCCACGAGGAACTTCCGACCTGATAGTGTGTTGGGAGAAGGCGGGTTTGGTTGCGTTTTTAAGGGTTGGATAGACGAGCATACGTTTAAAGCTGCAAGGCCAGGAACTGGATTGGTCATAGCTGTAAAGAGATTGAACCAAGAGGGATTTCAAGGTCACAAAGAATGGCTG GCGGAAATCACTTACTTGGGTCAGCTATCTCATCCTAATCTCGTGAAGTTGATCGGATATTGCTTAGAAGATGAACACAGGCTTCTGGTGTATGAGTTCATGGCTAGAGGAAGTTTGGAAAATCATTTATTCAGAA GGAGTACTTATTTCCAGCCGCTATCATGGAATCTCCGAATGAAGGTTGCTCTTGAGGCAGCCAAGGGACTGGCTTATCTCCACAGCCCGGAAGCTAAAGTTATATATCGGGATTTCAAGTCATCTAACATTTTGCTTGATGCT AATTACAATGCAAAGCTTTCTGATTTTGGATTGGCAAAGGATGGGCCAATAGACGGTCAAAGCCATGTATCTACTAGAGTAATGGGTACCTATGGTTATGCTGCTCCTGAATATATGGCCACAG GCCATCTAACTGCCCGAAGTGACATATACAGTTTTGGGGTTGTTCTTCTAGAAATGCTGACAGGCCGTCGAGTGGTGGACAAAAACCGTCCGCATGGGGAACATAATCTAATTGAATGGGCTAAGCCTTTCCTGGCTAGTAAACGAAAAGTCCTCCGTGTTATGGATCATCGTATAGAAGGTCAGTACCCAGTGGAAGGAGCACTGAAAGCAGCACTTCTTGCAGTCAAATGCCTGGCATTAGAACCCAAATTCAGGCCCAAAATACCCGAAGTCGTAAAGGCATTGGAGCAACTTCAGAACTTAAACGAATCAGGAAGTCTCAAACGCGAAACGACGCAAAGGAAGCATCCTCGAAGAAAAACTTCTTCTCCGAGGCCAACTGCTTCTCCCCAGCTTGTTACTTGA
- the LOC132615088 gene encoding uncharacterized protein LOC132615088: MLGRRFISFLRRNPSTSEKVVAEEGKAKTWGRRIVSGTLVCLTGGVALSALDDLSIYHSCSSKALEKASKNKTIIDAIGEPVVRGPWYNASLAVAHQRQSVSCTFPVSGPQGSGIFQLKAVRNGEDKWSSFLRPSDWEILIMEALVHVPGNEEKQQTFRIKVSDDLLPPASNACTDCTSQESSSSVEKK; the protein is encoded by the exons ATGTTGGGTCGAAGATTTATCTCTTTCTTGCGTCGCAATCCATCAAC TTCGGAAAAAGTGGTGGCGGAGGAAGGGAAGGCAAAGACATGGGGACGAAGAATAGTGTCGGGGACCTTAGTTTGCTTAACAGGAGGCGTTGCTCTAAGTGCTCTTGATGATCTCTCCATATATCATAGCTGTAGCAG CAAGGCCTTGGAGAAAGCCAGTAAAAATAAGACGATTATAGATGCTATTGGGGAGCCTGTTGTTAGAGGCCCTTGGTATAATGCATCACTAGCAGTAGCTCACCAAAGGCAATCTGTATCATGCACATTTCCTGTCTCTGGACCACAAGGCAGTGGAATTTTTCAGTTGAAGGCAGTTCGTAATGGAG AGGATAAATGGTCATCATTTTTACGGCCAAGCGACTGGGAGATACTCATTATGGAAGCTCTCGTCCATGTCCCCGGGAATGAAGAGAAGCAGCAAACATTTCGGATCAAGGTTTCAGATGACCTGCTTCCACCAGCTAGTAACGCATGCACGGATTGCACATCTCAGGAATCATCCTCTAGTGTGGAGAAGAAATAA